A section of the Pseudomonas tritici genome encodes:
- a CDS encoding magnesium and cobalt transport protein CorA → MGRVVAAAVYSAGKKVSDITLDEGAAWAAKPGHFVWIGLEEPNAQELTNLQRQFNLHELAIEDALEKHSRPKLETFGDALFIVTYSPVRENGKLEFIETHIFAGNGYIITARNGHSASYGFVRQRCEARPLLLEHGEDFVLYALLDFVTENYQPVSEAIHAEIDELERNVLCSSLSERDIQKIHGLRRDVLRLKRYVAPMVEISQELQKLSFPFIDKNMRPYFRDVQIHVTRQMEDLTTLRDIASQTIEIGVLLEASRQSVVQRKFAAWAAILAFPTAVAGIYGMNFQNMPELQWHYGYFAVLGFIATGCTGLWASFKRSGWL, encoded by the coding sequence ATGGGTAGAGTTGTTGCGGCCGCCGTCTACAGCGCCGGTAAGAAAGTCTCTGATATCACCCTCGACGAAGGCGCGGCCTGGGCCGCCAAACCTGGTCACTTTGTATGGATCGGCCTGGAAGAACCCAACGCCCAGGAACTGACCAACTTGCAACGCCAGTTCAACCTGCATGAGCTGGCCATCGAAGACGCTCTGGAAAAACACAGCCGCCCCAAGCTTGAAACCTTCGGCGATGCACTGTTTATCGTCACCTATTCACCGGTGCGCGAGAACGGCAAGCTGGAGTTTATCGAAACCCATATCTTTGCCGGTAATGGCTACATCATCACCGCACGCAACGGTCACTCGGCGTCCTACGGCTTTGTGCGCCAACGCTGTGAGGCGCGACCGCTGTTGCTGGAGCATGGGGAAGATTTCGTACTCTATGCGCTGCTGGATTTTGTCACCGAGAACTACCAGCCGGTGAGTGAAGCGATCCATGCCGAGATCGATGAGCTGGAGCGTAACGTGCTGTGCAGTTCGCTGAGTGAACGCGACATCCAGAAGATCCATGGCCTACGTCGCGACGTGCTGCGGCTCAAGCGTTACGTGGCGCCGATGGTGGAGATCAGCCAGGAGCTGCAGAAGCTGAGTTTTCCGTTTATCGACAAGAACATGCGCCCGTATTTCCGTGACGTGCAGATCCACGTGACACGGCAGATGGAAGACCTCACCACCCTGCGCGATATCGCCAGCCAGACCATCGAGATCGGTGTATTACTGGAGGCCTCGCGCCAGAGCGTGGTGCAGCGCAAGTTCGCCGCATGGGCGGCAATCCTGGCGTTCCCCACTGCGGTGGCGGGGATTTATGGGATGAACTTCCAGAACATGCCCGAGCTGCAATGGCACTACGGCTATTTTGCGGTGCTCGGGTTTATTGCGACCGGTTGCACCGGCCTGTGGGCCAGCTTCAAACGTTCGGGATGGCTTTAA
- a CDS encoding amidotransferase, which yields MSLRVCILETDILRPGLIDQYQGYGQMFKRLFSKQPIPAEFVVYNVVNGEYPSDDEVFDAYLVTGSKADSFGTDPWIQTLKTYLLERYERGDKLLGICFGHQLLALLLGGKAERAGQGWGIGIHDYKLDAKAPWMSPEVEELTLLISHQDQVTTLPENATVIASSAFCPFAAYHIGDQVLCFQGHPEFIHDYSRELLEILQTTLGEKVYTNGVASLERDHHGATVAEWMMRFVAHKPEARV from the coding sequence ATGTCGCTACGCGTCTGTATCCTGGAAACCGATATCCTGCGTCCAGGCTTGATCGATCAATACCAAGGGTATGGGCAGATGTTCAAGCGCCTGTTCTCCAAGCAACCCATCCCCGCTGAGTTTGTCGTGTACAACGTGGTGAACGGCGAATACCCATCGGACGATGAAGTGTTCGACGCGTACCTGGTAACCGGCAGCAAGGCCGACTCCTTCGGCACTGACCCTTGGATCCAGACCCTCAAGACCTACCTGCTCGAACGTTACGAGCGCGGCGACAAGCTGCTCGGTATCTGCTTCGGTCACCAGTTGCTGGCGCTGCTGCTCGGCGGCAAGGCTGAGCGCGCCGGCCAGGGTTGGGGCATCGGCATTCACGATTACAAGCTCGACGCCAAGGCGCCGTGGATGAGCCCGGAAGTGGAAGAGCTGACGCTATTGATCAGCCACCAGGACCAAGTGACCACGCTGCCGGAAAATGCCACGGTCATCGCGTCCAGCGCGTTTTGCCCGTTCGCCGCGTACCACATCGGCGATCAAGTGCTGTGCTTCCAAGGCCACCCGGAATTTATCCACGACTATTCCCGCGAATTGCTGGAGATTCTTCAGACAACGCTGGGTGAAAAGGTCTACACAAACGGCGTCGCCAGCCTTGAACGCGACCACCACGGCGCCACTGTGGCGGAATGGATGATGCGCTTTGTGGCACACAAGCCCGAGGCCCGGGTTTAA
- a CDS encoding 3-hydroxyacyl-CoA dehydrogenase NAD-binding domain-containing protein, whose product MTQAIRYEQGQDRIVVLTLDMSGQSANTMNGVYREAMAATVERLESERDSIAGVVITSAKKTFFAGGDLNELIKVDKAHAKDFYNGVLVLKAQLRRLETLGKPVVAAINGAALGGGWEICLACHYRVALDDTSVQLGLPEVTLGLLPGGGGVVRMVRMLGLEKALPYLLEGKKVRPHQALQAGLINELAANREELLAKSRAWILAHPDAKQPWDTKAYQLPGGTPSSPKVAQMLAIAPSILRSKTHGCFPAPEKILCAAVEGAQVDFDTAHLIETRYFTELVTGKVAKNMIGTFWFQLNEINAGSSRPQGFAPYVTRKVGVLGAGMMGAGIAYVSASAGIEVVLKDINLEAAEKGKAHSAALLDKKVSRGQLSVEQREAILARIHPTASDTDLAGCDLVIEAVFEDRELKAKVSAAAQRVVGADAVIASNTSTLPISGLATAVPDPGKFIGLHFFSPVDKMPLVEIIKGAHTSDETLARGFDFVLQIKKTPIVVNDSRGFFTSRVFGTFTNEGIAMLGEGVAAPMIETEARKAGMPVGPLAVSDEVSLSLMSHIRQQTAKDLQAEGKAVPAHPAAAVIDLLVNEYKRVGKAAGGGFYEYPNGGQKYLWPELKSRFERPDQRISPQDVRDRLLFIQTIETVRCVEEGVLMSTADANVGSIFGIGFAAWSGGALQFINQYGLNDFVARARYLAEQYGERFTPPALLLEKAAEGDVFR is encoded by the coding sequence ATGACCCAAGCCATTCGTTACGAACAAGGCCAGGACAGGATCGTGGTGCTGACCCTCGACATGTCCGGCCAGAGCGCCAATACCATGAACGGCGTGTACCGCGAGGCCATGGCGGCAACGGTCGAGCGCCTGGAGTCGGAGAGGGACAGCATTGCCGGGGTGGTGATCACCTCGGCGAAGAAGACGTTTTTTGCCGGTGGCGACCTCAATGAACTGATCAAGGTCGACAAGGCCCACGCCAAGGATTTCTACAACGGTGTGTTGGTGCTGAAAGCGCAACTGCGCCGCCTGGAAACCCTCGGCAAGCCCGTGGTGGCTGCCATCAATGGCGCGGCGCTGGGGGGTGGTTGGGAGATTTGCCTGGCGTGCCACTATCGCGTCGCGCTGGATGACACGTCAGTGCAGCTTGGCTTGCCGGAAGTCACCTTGGGCCTGCTGCCGGGCGGCGGCGGGGTGGTGCGCATGGTGCGCATGCTGGGGCTGGAAAAGGCTTTGCCGTATTTGCTGGAAGGTAAAAAAGTCAGGCCACACCAGGCGCTGCAAGCCGGGTTGATCAATGAGTTGGCGGCAAACCGCGAAGAGCTGCTGGCCAAATCCCGCGCCTGGATTCTGGCCCACCCGGATGCAAAGCAGCCTTGGGACACCAAGGCGTACCAACTGCCCGGCGGCACACCGTCCAGTCCAAAAGTGGCGCAGATGCTTGCAATTGCGCCGTCGATTTTGCGCAGTAAAACCCACGGCTGTTTCCCGGCCCCGGAGAAAATCCTCTGCGCCGCCGTTGAAGGTGCCCAGGTAGATTTTGACACTGCGCACCTCATCGAGACTCGCTACTTCACCGAGCTGGTGACCGGGAAAGTGGCGAAAAACATGATCGGCACCTTTTGGTTCCAGCTCAACGAGATCAACGCCGGCAGTTCACGTCCGCAAGGCTTCGCGCCTTACGTCACGCGCAAAGTCGGCGTGCTCGGCGCTGGGATGATGGGCGCAGGCATTGCCTATGTCAGCGCCAGTGCAGGTATTGAGGTGGTGCTCAAGGACATCAATCTGGAGGCCGCCGAGAAGGGCAAGGCGCATTCGGCGGCGCTGCTGGACAAGAAGGTCAGCCGTGGGCAACTGAGCGTTGAGCAGCGGGAAGCAATCTTGGCGCGGATTCATCCTACGGCCTCCGATACCGACCTTGCGGGCTGCGACCTGGTCATCGAAGCCGTGTTCGAAGACCGCGAACTCAAGGCTAAAGTCAGCGCCGCGGCGCAACGCGTCGTGGGCGCCGACGCGGTGATTGCTTCCAACACCTCCACCTTGCCCATCAGCGGGCTGGCCACAGCAGTGCCGGATCCAGGCAAATTCATCGGCCTGCATTTCTTCAGCCCGGTGGACAAAATGCCACTAGTGGAGATCATCAAAGGGGCGCATACCTCAGACGAAACCTTGGCCCGTGGTTTCGATTTCGTACTGCAAATCAAGAAAACCCCGATCGTGGTCAACGACAGTCGTGGCTTTTTCACCTCGCGGGTGTTCGGCACCTTTACCAACGAAGGCATCGCCATGCTTGGCGAAGGCGTGGCCGCACCGATGATCGAGACCGAAGCGCGCAAGGCCGGCATGCCGGTGGGCCCGCTGGCAGTGTCGGATGAAGTCTCTCTGAGCCTGATGAGCCATATAAGGCAGCAGACGGCCAAGGATCTGCAGGCGGAAGGTAAGGCAGTGCCCGCGCATCCGGCGGCAGCGGTCATCGACCTTTTGGTCAACGAATACAAACGCGTCGGCAAGGCGGCGGGAGGCGGTTTCTATGAGTACCCCAACGGAGGGCAGAAGTACCTGTGGCCGGAGCTGAAAAGCCGCTTTGAACGGCCCGATCAACGCATCTCGCCACAAGATGTGCGCGACCGCCTGCTGTTTATCCAGACCATCGAAACAGTGCGGTGTGTGGAGGAGGGGGTGTTGATGTCCACGGCGGACGCTAACGTAGGTTCGATTTTCGGCATTGGTTTCGCGGCTTGGAGCGGTGGCGCCTTGCAGTTCATCAACCAATATGGGCTGAACGATTTTGTCGCCCGCGCCCGCTATCTGGCCGAGCAGTATGGCGAACGCTTCACACCGCCGGCTTTATTGCTGGAAAAAGCTGCCGAGGGTGACGTGTTCCGGTGA
- a CDS encoding acetyl-CoA C-acetyltransferase, which produces MTQALIFDAIRTPRGKGKADGALHSVKPVNLVAGLLTALARRNDLDTHQVDDIVLGCVTPVGDQGADIAKTAALVADWDISVAGVQVNRFCASGLEAVNLGAMKVRSGFEDLVVVGGVESMSRVPMGSDGGAWVLDPQTNMHSHFTPQGIGADLIATLEGFTREDVDTFALHSQHKAARARADGSFNKSLIAVQDQNGIVLLDQDEFIRGDSTLEGLGKLKPSFEMMGQMGFDATALRVYSHVERIHHVHTPGNSSGIVDGAALMLIGSEAMGRELGLQPRARIVATAVTSTDPTIMLTGPAPATRKALAKAGLRVEDIDLFEVNEAFASVVLKFIKDMGIDAARVNVNGGSIAMGHPLGATGCAILGTLLDELEVRQQRYGLATLCVGGGMGIATIIERL; this is translated from the coding sequence ATGACCCAAGCTTTGATCTTTGATGCGATACGCACGCCCCGCGGCAAAGGCAAGGCGGACGGCGCCTTGCACAGCGTCAAGCCAGTGAACCTGGTGGCTGGTTTGCTCACGGCGCTGGCCCGGCGCAACGACCTCGACACCCATCAAGTGGACGACATCGTGCTCGGCTGCGTGACCCCGGTGGGCGATCAGGGCGCCGACATTGCCAAGACCGCCGCGCTGGTGGCGGATTGGGACATCAGCGTTGCCGGTGTACAAGTCAACCGCTTCTGCGCCTCAGGCCTGGAAGCGGTCAACCTGGGGGCGATGAAAGTCCGCTCCGGCTTCGAAGACTTGGTCGTGGTCGGTGGCGTCGAGTCCATGTCCCGCGTGCCCATGGGCAGTGATGGCGGCGCCTGGGTTCTGGACCCGCAAACCAATATGCACAGCCATTTCACCCCGCAGGGCATTGGCGCTGACCTGATCGCGACCCTGGAAGGGTTCACCCGAGAGGACGTCGACACCTTTGCCCTGCATTCGCAGCACAAAGCGGCCAGGGCGCGTGCAGACGGTTCCTTCAACAAATCGCTGATCGCGGTGCAGGACCAGAACGGCATTGTGCTGCTGGACCAAGACGAATTCATCCGCGGCGACTCCACCCTCGAAGGCCTTGGCAAGCTCAAGCCGAGCTTCGAAATGATGGGGCAGATGGGCTTCGACGCCACCGCGTTACGGGTCTACAGCCACGTCGAGCGCATCCATCACGTGCACACCCCCGGCAACAGCTCCGGCATCGTCGATGGCGCCGCGCTGATGCTGATCGGCTCCGAGGCCATGGGCCGCGAGCTGGGCCTGCAACCGCGCGCGCGCATCGTCGCCACGGCGGTCACCAGCACCGACCCCACCATCATGCTCACCGGCCCCGCGCCGGCAACGCGCAAAGCGCTGGCCAAGGCCGGCTTGCGTGTCGAAGACATCGACCTGTTCGAAGTCAATGAAGCGTTTGCCTCTGTCGTTCTCAAATTCATCAAGGACATGGGCATCGACGCTGCGCGGGTCAACGTGAATGGCGGCTCGATCGCCATGGGCCACCCGCTCGGCGCCACTGGCTGCGCGATCCTCGGCACCTTGCTCGACGAGCTTGAAGTACGCCAGCAGCGCTACGGCCTGGCCACGCTGTGTGTCGGCGGTGGCATGGGCATCGCCACCATTATCGAACGCCTCTGA
- a CDS encoding cytochrome c, which translates to MKVIFALFALLIGLPASAAQLTIELDHSSKTWQTADLLKHPQAQTVQIVDDVSYKRTMTYRAVPLALLLPGLKPESHLQAVALDGFAAELTAAPLLEKQGARAWLAVEDPAQPWPALTEGKPSAGPFYLVWTDPQAGHISPEQWPFQISGIKQLKTVAERFPALLPDPKLAVDDPINQGFALFQKNCLACHRLNGAGDAQVGPDLNIPYNPTEYFGGDFLKRYIRDPQSLRHWPQAKMPAFAASVLPDGELDLLVSYLKHMAGRKL; encoded by the coding sequence TTGAAAGTCATCTTCGCTCTCTTCGCCTTGCTGATCGGCCTGCCCGCTTCGGCGGCGCAATTGACCATCGAGCTCGACCACAGCAGCAAGACCTGGCAGACCGCCGACTTGCTCAAGCACCCACAAGCGCAAACGGTACAGATCGTTGATGACGTTTCCTACAAGCGCACCATGACTTATCGGGCCGTGCCGCTGGCCTTGCTCCTACCGGGACTGAAACCTGAGAGCCACCTGCAGGCTGTGGCCTTGGATGGTTTCGCCGCCGAGCTCACCGCTGCACCGCTGCTGGAAAAACAGGGCGCACGTGCCTGGCTGGCGGTGGAAGATCCCGCTCAACCGTGGCCTGCATTGACGGAAGGAAAACCGAGTGCCGGGCCGTTCTATCTGGTGTGGACCGATCCGCAAGCCGGGCATATCAGCCCTGAGCAGTGGCCGTTCCAGATCTCAGGGATCAAACAATTGAAGACCGTGGCGGAGCGCTTTCCGGCGTTGTTGCCCGACCCGAAACTGGCGGTAGATGACCCGATCAATCAGGGCTTTGCGCTGTTCCAGAAGAATTGCCTGGCCTGTCATCGCCTCAACGGTGCCGGTGACGCGCAGGTGGGGCCGGACTTGAATATTCCCTATAACCCCACCGAGTATTTTGGCGGCGATTTCCTCAAACGCTATATCCGCGACCCACAGAGTTTGCGGCATTGGCCGCAGGCGAAGATGCCAGCGTTTGCGGCCAGTGTGTTGCCGGACGGTGAGCTGGATTTGCTGGTTAGTTATTTGAAACATATGGCAGGGCGTAAATTGTAG